In Microbacterium enclense, one genomic interval encodes:
- a CDS encoding ABC transporter substrate-binding protein, translated as MRTRTLAGGAVAAIALLALTGCTGASGPAPAATSEEVSPGFLAVADASAPAGGELVVQVDYDTAEAGGLDPQSAATARSWMLEGLVYETLTTIDENLAVAPGLATSWETPSDTEYVFTLADDAVFSNGRAMTAADVVGSLQRLRDTPVTWTGQLGPISSIEATGDREVTVTLSEPYTPFLAALANTPAAILPIAEMEAGTVDIATEMLGTGPLVASAHRQDEQWTFVPNEHHPDAATLGFSTLTVDIVGDEATRAAALRDGSADLAVLNSTDSASLLAGAADVRVATQRNTDFHYLMINSIGGDPALADEKVRFAVNEAIDREAINALVFGGSTAVTGVTPAGLPDACDPSGLASSMRDVAAAKSAIDAVGGLDLNLLVYTDEPVLAQIAQVIQQNLAEIGVKVSIEQVDYATYSGKVYADPSDFDLALSWFAGYADPAMVTTWWNPSLAGFSSVYMTGSPELNAAIAAGASTPAGSDRAAALAEVCDLADQQSEMVPLVLRPSTIGWNTAELSPTLAADEGYGNVLRHITEFRVG; from the coding sequence ATGAGAACACGCACACTCGCGGGAGGCGCGGTCGCCGCGATCGCCCTGCTCGCCCTGACCGGGTGCACCGGAGCGTCCGGTCCCGCCCCCGCCGCCACCTCGGAGGAAGTCTCCCCGGGCTTCCTCGCCGTGGCCGACGCCTCCGCCCCCGCCGGGGGAGAGCTCGTCGTCCAGGTGGACTACGACACCGCCGAAGCCGGCGGATTGGATCCGCAGAGCGCCGCGACCGCACGGTCGTGGATGCTCGAGGGGCTCGTGTACGAGACCCTGACGACCATCGACGAGAACCTCGCGGTCGCCCCCGGGCTGGCCACCTCGTGGGAGACGCCGTCCGACACCGAATACGTCTTCACCCTCGCGGACGACGCCGTGTTCTCCAACGGGCGGGCGATGACCGCCGCCGATGTCGTCGGCAGTCTCCAGCGCCTGCGCGACACCCCGGTGACCTGGACCGGCCAGCTCGGGCCGATCTCCTCAATCGAGGCGACCGGCGACCGCGAGGTCACCGTGACGCTCTCGGAGCCGTACACCCCGTTCCTGGCCGCCCTCGCGAACACCCCGGCCGCGATCCTGCCGATCGCCGAGATGGAGGCCGGCACGGTCGACATCGCGACCGAGATGCTCGGCACCGGTCCGCTCGTCGCCTCCGCCCACCGCCAGGACGAGCAGTGGACGTTCGTTCCCAACGAACACCACCCGGATGCCGCCACCCTGGGGTTCTCCACCCTGACGGTGGACATCGTCGGGGACGAGGCGACGCGAGCCGCCGCCCTGCGCGACGGGTCGGCCGACCTCGCCGTCCTCAACTCCACCGACTCCGCCTCCCTGCTGGCGGGGGCCGCCGACGTGCGTGTCGCGACGCAGCGCAACACCGACTTCCACTACCTGATGATCAATTCGATCGGAGGAGACCCGGCGCTCGCGGACGAGAAGGTGCGTTTCGCGGTGAACGAGGCGATCGACCGCGAGGCGATCAACGCGCTCGTCTTCGGCGGGTCGACGGCCGTGACCGGCGTCACCCCGGCAGGGCTCCCCGACGCGTGCGATCCGTCGGGACTGGCGTCGTCGATGCGCGACGTCGCCGCGGCCAAGAGCGCCATCGACGCCGTCGGCGGACTCGACCTGAACCTGCTCGTCTACACCGACGAACCCGTTCTCGCGCAGATCGCGCAGGTCATCCAGCAGAACCTCGCCGAGATCGGCGTGAAGGTCTCGATCGAGCAGGTCGACTACGCCACGTATTCCGGCAAGGTGTACGCCGACCCGTCCGACTTCGACCTCGCTCTCAGCTGGTTCGCCGGCTACGCCGATCCCGCCATGGTCACGACCTGGTGGAACCCGTCGCTCGCGGGGTTCTCCTCCGTGTACATGACCGGCTCGCCGGAGCTGAACGCCGCCATCGCCGCGGGTGCATCGACGCCGGCGGGGAGCGACCGTGCGGCCGCGCTCGCCGAGGTGTGCGACCTGGCCGACCAGCAGAGCGAGATGGTGCCGCTGGTGCTGCGGCCCTCGACGATCGGCTGGAACACGGCCGAGCTCAGCCCCACCCTCGCCGCCGACGAGGGGTACGGCAACGTGCTGCGGCACATCACCGAGTTCCGCGTCGGCTGA
- a CDS encoding ABC transporter permease, translating into MTVVLWSIRRVLAALATLVGVSVLIFASVRLMPGDYTDLVLGPLATEAQRAQAVAASGLDLPLPEQYFRWIGGVLTGDLGYSFVSNVSVTDEFAARLPVTATIAAITVVVTLLVGIPLGFVSALRAEGSAGAAGRFVSALGISVPEFLLAGLLVFAVSTLGLGISVGQYSSFAEDPARFFGALVLPIVVLSVGCVAVVARNTRDAVLNVLIDPHVNASVARGETPMFIVRHHVLRNAAVPILTIVGALVAVLLGGTVIVEFVFNVPGMGSYLQTALGRRDYGIIQTAVLLAAAVFIITALVVDLVSNAIDPRLRLTGGSRR; encoded by the coding sequence ATGACCGTCGTCCTCTGGTCGATCCGACGGGTGCTGGCGGCCCTCGCCACGCTCGTGGGGGTCTCCGTGCTCATCTTCGCCTCCGTGCGGTTGATGCCCGGTGACTACACCGACCTCGTCCTGGGTCCGCTCGCCACCGAGGCGCAGCGGGCCCAGGCCGTGGCCGCGTCGGGATTGGATCTGCCCCTCCCCGAGCAGTACTTCCGCTGGATCGGCGGCGTCCTCACGGGCGATCTCGGGTACTCCTTCGTCTCGAACGTGTCGGTGACCGACGAGTTCGCCGCTCGCCTGCCCGTCACCGCGACCATCGCGGCGATCACCGTGGTGGTCACCCTGCTCGTCGGCATCCCTCTCGGGTTCGTGTCGGCGCTGCGCGCCGAGGGTTCCGCGGGTGCCGCGGGAAGGTTCGTGAGCGCCCTGGGCATCAGCGTTCCGGAATTCCTGCTCGCCGGGCTCCTGGTGTTCGCCGTGTCGACCCTGGGGCTGGGCATCTCGGTCGGGCAGTACTCCTCGTTCGCCGAGGACCCAGCCCGCTTCTTCGGCGCGCTGGTCCTGCCCATCGTCGTCCTGTCCGTGGGATGCGTCGCGGTGGTCGCCCGCAACACCCGCGACGCGGTGCTGAACGTGCTCATCGACCCGCACGTGAACGCGAGCGTCGCGCGAGGAGAGACACCGATGTTCATCGTGCGACACCACGTGCTGCGCAACGCGGCCGTGCCCATCCTGACCATCGTCGGCGCGCTCGTCGCGGTGCTGCTGGGTGGGACCGTCATCGTCGAGTTCGTGTTCAACGTGCCGGGGATGGGGTCGTACCTGCAGACGGCTCTCGGCCGCCGCGACTACGGGATCATCCAGACCGCCGTCCTCTTGGCTGCCGCGGTGTTCATCATCACCGCTCTCGTGGTCGATCTCGTCTCCAACGCCATCGATCCGCGTCTGCGCCTGACCGGGGGGAGCCGACGATGA
- a CDS encoding ABC transporter permease: MTITPTATQRLVTARTRTFRAWRGLDGLARTAILVLGVLVVLTVVAVLTGIAGSTSATIGGRFEPPSPTAPLGTDNLGRSFLPRLFEGIATTLVVSIVAVLCSAAISTLIGMVAGYFGGATSELVMRIVDVLYAFPALVLAILVSALLGPGRPAAIISIVAITIPLMTRVVRVATRTVAERDFIVSARISGVRTPVIFARRLLPNIAGTVVVQASYALSVAILVEGGLSFLGFGVQVPEASLGLLIQQGMLAMTFAPHLLIVPGAVLVVAILCINLIGDSLRDRLEPRETRSLT, encoded by the coding sequence ATGACCATCACTCCCACCGCGACACAGCGCCTGGTCACCGCGCGCACCCGCACCTTCAGAGCGTGGCGCGGTCTCGACGGTCTCGCGCGCACGGCCATCCTCGTCCTCGGGGTGCTGGTCGTGCTCACCGTCGTCGCCGTCCTGACCGGTATCGCCGGCTCCACGAGCGCGACGATCGGGGGACGCTTCGAACCGCCGAGCCCGACAGCGCCGCTCGGCACCGACAATCTCGGACGTTCGTTCCTGCCACGCCTGTTCGAGGGCATCGCGACCACGTTGGTGGTCTCGATCGTCGCCGTGCTCTGCTCCGCGGCCATCAGCACGCTCATCGGCATGGTCGCGGGGTACTTCGGCGGTGCGACGAGCGAGCTCGTGATGCGCATCGTCGACGTGCTCTACGCGTTCCCCGCCCTCGTGCTCGCGATCCTCGTCTCCGCCCTCCTGGGACCGGGCCGACCGGCCGCCATCATCAGCATCGTCGCCATCACGATCCCGCTCATGACGAGGGTCGTCCGCGTGGCGACCCGGACGGTCGCCGAGCGCGACTTCATCGTTTCGGCGCGGATCAGCGGGGTACGCACCCCGGTCATCTTCGCCCGCCGGCTCCTGCCCAACATCGCCGGGACCGTGGTGGTCCAGGCCAGCTACGCGCTGTCGGTCGCGATCCTCGTCGAGGGCGGGCTGAGCTTCCTCGGCTTCGGCGTGCAGGTGCCGGAGGCATCGCTGGGGCTCCTCATCCAGCAGGGGATGCTCGCGATGACCTTCGCGCCGCACCTGCTCATCGTGCCGGGCGCGGTGCTCGTCGTCGCGATCCTCTGCATCAACCTCATCGGCGACAGCCTGCGCGATCGCCTCGAACCCCGCGAAACGAGGTCTCTCACATGA
- a CDS encoding ABC transporter ATP-binding protein, which yields MSAVTIRDLALDFDGSPTVRALDGVDLEIAEGSSLALVGESGSGKSTLASVLGRLQPRSARIVRGEVRVAGIDVLALDAPALRRFRRDELAYVAQDPIGSLDPTMRIGRQLQLVLRSTGQDASLARRVDLLEAMRITDPGRVLRLFPHQVWGGMAQRVAIALALCRRPRLLIADEPTAALDSQVREEVVRLMFDQARSLGTTILWLSHDLPAVARWCDDVAVMYAGRVVERGRAADVLGAPVHPYSRALAATDPSRVREGERLASIPGAPPVLHAESTGCAFEPRCPVRIEACARSRPEPTLVRASLCIRTDELLGATHTTEVPV from the coding sequence ATGAGCGCCGTCACCATCCGCGATCTCGCCCTCGACTTCGACGGGTCTCCGACCGTTCGCGCCCTCGACGGTGTCGACCTCGAGATCGCGGAGGGCTCGTCTCTGGCCCTGGTGGGGGAGTCCGGCTCGGGCAAGTCCACGCTCGCCTCGGTCCTCGGCCGGCTCCAGCCGCGGTCGGCCCGGATCGTCCGCGGAGAGGTCCGGGTAGCGGGTATCGACGTGCTCGCCCTGGACGCTCCGGCGTTGCGCCGGTTCCGTCGCGACGAGCTCGCCTACGTCGCCCAGGATCCCATCGGTTCGCTCGACCCCACGATGCGCATCGGTCGACAGCTGCAGCTCGTGCTGCGCAGCACCGGCCAGGATGCCTCCCTCGCGCGGCGCGTCGACCTGCTCGAGGCCATGCGCATCACCGATCCCGGCCGCGTTCTGCGGTTGTTCCCGCATCAGGTGTGGGGAGGGATGGCCCAGCGCGTCGCGATCGCGCTGGCGCTGTGCCGCCGACCGCGTCTGCTCATCGCCGACGAGCCGACCGCCGCCCTCGACTCGCAGGTGCGCGAGGAAGTGGTGCGTCTCATGTTCGATCAGGCGCGGTCGCTCGGGACCACCATCCTGTGGCTGAGCCACGACCTCCCCGCCGTGGCCCGATGGTGCGACGACGTCGCGGTCATGTACGCCGGTCGCGTCGTCGAACGCGGGCGCGCCGCGGATGTGCTCGGGGCGCCCGTGCACCCCTACTCCCGCGCGCTCGCCGCAACCGACCCGTCCCGCGTCCGTGAAGGGGAGCGCCTCGCGAGCATTCCCGGCGCGCCCCCGGTGTTGCACGCGGAATCCACGGGCTGTGCGTTCGAGCCCCGCTGTCCGGTGCGGATCGAGGCGTGCGCCCGCTCCCGGCCGGAACCGACGCTCGTGCGCGCGAGCCTGTGCATCCGCACCGATGAACTCCTCGGAGCGACGCACACGACCGAGGTGCCGGTATGA
- a CDS encoding ATP-binding cassette domain-containing protein, translated as MSAPVVSLDEVSVRFSSGFGPTRRTVLAMDRVSFDIPAGETLGLVGESGSGKSTTGAVVLGLQRPDAGAVRFEGAPLARDLRSRAGRIQAVLQHPRWAIDPRSSVIDAVLEPLLVHERRSPTVVARARQMLDAVGLPASFDERRPHQLSGGQLQRVSVARALVTRPAFVVFDEAVSALDVSVQAQILNLVQDLQREHAFAALFISHDLAAVRYISHRVAVMRLGRIVELAPTSVFYDSPAHPYSRHLFQELSS; from the coding sequence ATGAGCGCCCCGGTCGTCTCCCTCGACGAGGTGTCCGTCCGGTTCTCTTCGGGATTCGGCCCGACACGGCGCACGGTTCTCGCCATGGACCGCGTCTCTTTCGACATCCCGGCGGGGGAGACGCTCGGTCTCGTGGGCGAGTCGGGGTCCGGCAAATCCACCACCGGCGCGGTCGTCCTGGGTCTCCAGCGCCCCGATGCGGGCGCCGTCCGTTTCGAGGGAGCGCCGCTCGCGCGCGACCTGCGCAGCCGGGCGGGGCGCATCCAGGCGGTCCTGCAGCATCCGCGCTGGGCCATCGATCCCCGCTCGAGCGTGATCGACGCCGTCCTCGAACCTCTGCTCGTGCACGAACGCCGCTCTCCGACCGTGGTGGCGCGGGCGCGGCAGATGCTCGACGCCGTGGGCCTGCCCGCGTCCTTCGATGAACGGCGCCCGCATCAGCTCTCCGGAGGCCAACTGCAGCGCGTGAGCGTCGCGCGCGCTCTCGTCACACGCCCCGCCTTCGTGGTGTTCGATGAGGCGGTCAGCGCGCTCGATGTCTCGGTGCAGGCACAGATCCTGAATCTCGTGCAGGACCTGCAGCGAGAACATGCCTTCGCGGCGCTGTTCATCTCTCACGATCTCGCCGCGGTCCGCTACATCTCCCACCGCGTCGCCGTCATGCGGCTCGGTCGGATCGTGGAGCTCGCCCCGACGAGCGTCTTCTACGACTCACCCGCTCATCCCTACTCGCGTCACCTGTTCCAGGAGCTCTCGTCATGA
- a CDS encoding P1 family peptidase, giving the protein MTPSPRLAPVRAHGARLSNADFALQAAHGVDRGQISYDFPGVLVGTAEYAEGPTGATVLSIPSGARTYADRRGGAVGASGLYGFNHAICLAGGSVYGLSAVAGVSEALFDVVGHRAGFDELQLVSGAIIYDYSVRENGVFPDAALGRAAFAAARPGVVEVGRVGGGASASAGKVDPARVEFTGQGAAFRQVGDVKVLVVTVLNPYGVIVDRDGRIVRGNYDERTGERRHPSSDYEEAIAEARLVAPVSGNTTITAVVTNVRLSDTDLQQFALQVHSSMHRGIQPFHTSMDGDTLFALTTDEVDLPVDPATSRGRLSLNPTAVATLAGETAWDAILCAAG; this is encoded by the coding sequence ATGACCCCTTCTCCCCGTCTCGCACCCGTACGGGCGCACGGTGCCCGCCTGTCCAACGCCGACTTCGCCCTCCAGGCGGCGCACGGCGTCGACCGCGGTCAGATCTCCTACGACTTCCCGGGGGTGCTCGTCGGCACGGCCGAGTACGCGGAGGGGCCGACGGGGGCGACGGTGCTATCGATCCCGTCGGGGGCCCGCACCTACGCGGACCGCCGCGGCGGAGCGGTCGGCGCGAGCGGACTGTACGGGTTCAATCATGCGATCTGTCTCGCGGGTGGCTCGGTGTACGGCTTGTCGGCGGTCGCCGGGGTGTCCGAGGCTCTCTTCGACGTCGTGGGTCATCGGGCCGGCTTCGACGAGCTGCAGCTGGTGTCGGGAGCCATCATCTACGACTACTCCGTGCGCGAGAACGGCGTGTTCCCGGATGCCGCTCTCGGCCGGGCCGCCTTCGCCGCAGCTCGTCCGGGAGTCGTCGAGGTGGGCCGAGTGGGCGGCGGAGCCTCGGCCTCGGCGGGGAAGGTCGACCCGGCGCGGGTGGAGTTCACCGGCCAGGGGGCGGCGTTCCGGCAGGTCGGTGATGTGAAAGTCCTGGTCGTCACAGTGCTGAACCCGTACGGCGTGATCGTCGACCGCGACGGGCGGATCGTCCGCGGCAACTACGACGAGCGCACGGGCGAGCGCCGGCATCCCTCCTCCGACTACGAGGAGGCGATCGCCGAGGCGCGGCTGGTGGCCCCGGTGTCGGGGAACACGACCATCACCGCGGTGGTGACGAACGTGCGCTTGAGCGACACCGATCTCCAGCAGTTCGCGCTCCAGGTGCACAGCTCGATGCACCGTGGCATCCAGCCCTTCCACACCTCGATGGACGGCGACACGTTGTTCGCCCTCACCACCGACGAGGTCGATCTGCCCGTCGATCCGGCGACCTCACGGGGCCGGCTGTCGCTGAACCCCACAGCCGTCGCCACCCTCGCCGGGGAGACGGCGTGGGACGCGATCCTCTGCGCGGCGGGCTGA
- a CDS encoding FMN-binding negative transcriptional regulator yields MHEFPAYRAPSPVEVIDLVRQHPFALVISGGGADAAPTATHTPVVVEDVPDDTTLVGAELLGHIARKNPQWTSLRDGQPVLLVFSGPHGYVSPTAYADDPNVPTWDYAAVHLTARVTVLDDRDASMHVVTRTVQELEALEPTAWDPTSSLATFERIVGGVVSFRFDVIEQKAVFKLSQDKPADVRSRVVAAARARGDRYGDVASLVERVGGNA; encoded by the coding sequence ATGCACGAGTTCCCCGCCTACCGCGCTCCCTCGCCGGTGGAGGTCATCGACCTCGTGCGTCAGCATCCGTTCGCCCTGGTGATCTCCGGCGGAGGTGCCGACGCCGCTCCGACTGCGACCCACACCCCGGTGGTCGTCGAAGACGTCCCCGACGACACCACCCTCGTGGGGGCCGAGCTGCTCGGACACATCGCGCGGAAGAATCCCCAGTGGACGTCGCTCCGTGACGGCCAGCCCGTCCTCCTCGTCTTCTCGGGGCCCCACGGGTACGTCTCGCCCACCGCGTACGCCGACGACCCGAACGTGCCGACCTGGGACTACGCCGCCGTGCACCTGACCGCGCGGGTGACGGTGCTCGACGACCGTGACGCGAGCATGCACGTGGTGACCCGTACGGTGCAGGAGCTCGAAGCCCTCGAGCCCACGGCGTGGGATCCGACGTCATCCCTGGCGACTTTCGAGCGGATCGTCGGTGGTGTCGTGTCGTTCCGCTTCGACGTGATCGAGCAGAAGGCGGTGTTCAAACTGAGCCAGGACAAGCCCGCCGACGTGCGGTCGCGTGTCGTGGCGGCCGCTCGCGCACGGGGTGATCGCTACGGCGATGTGGCGAGTCTCGTCGAACGCGTGGGAGGAAACGCATGA
- a CDS encoding C45 family autoproteolytic acyltransferase/hydrolase — MIVHEWSAGTADAETEGRRLGRAWAPQLHAAVSSYRNLFAQSGVSAQVAREVARACGEATEGFAPEVAAEFRGVAEGSGLDHDDVLLLTARTEVLARMTPSPECSTIVHVPDAGAAPRTLQTWDWHETLSNETLVRRWRTTEGTRVAAFCEFGQPAKIGVNDRGLGVHFNILHHRSDGSQDGVPVHVLSRMILDRAGTLDEAVDIARSVPLAASSVLTVVVRGAAAALEVTPAAIAVLPVRAGETFAHTNHFLAPELAAGEYSPYPTTSGPRYDCLVDNAASARIADARERARAFGAVSGPGISVRARADEPEHLRWETKLTVAIDVETAALEFAAGAPADIDGLSWRRVAAS, encoded by the coding sequence ATGATCGTGCACGAGTGGTCGGCGGGCACGGCGGATGCCGAGACCGAGGGCCGCCGTCTCGGAAGGGCGTGGGCTCCCCAGCTGCACGCGGCCGTCTCGTCGTATCGGAACCTGTTCGCGCAGTCGGGCGTCTCGGCGCAGGTCGCCCGCGAGGTCGCTCGCGCGTGCGGGGAGGCGACGGAGGGGTTCGCGCCCGAGGTGGCCGCGGAGTTCCGCGGAGTCGCGGAGGGGAGCGGCCTCGACCACGACGACGTCCTGCTGCTGACGGCCCGCACCGAGGTGCTCGCCCGGATGACGCCCTCTCCGGAGTGCTCCACGATCGTCCACGTCCCCGACGCCGGAGCGGCGCCCCGCACCCTGCAGACCTGGGACTGGCACGAGACGCTCTCGAACGAGACCCTCGTCCGGCGCTGGCGGACGACCGAGGGCACACGGGTGGCGGCGTTCTGCGAGTTCGGTCAGCCGGCGAAGATCGGTGTCAACGACCGGGGTCTCGGGGTGCACTTCAACATCCTCCATCACCGCTCCGACGGGTCGCAGGACGGGGTGCCTGTGCACGTGCTCTCCCGGATGATCCTGGACCGTGCCGGCACCCTCGACGAAGCCGTCGACATCGCGCGGTCCGTTCCTCTGGCCGCCTCCAGCGTCCTCACCGTCGTCGTGCGGGGGGCGGCGGCCGCCCTGGAGGTCACGCCCGCGGCGATCGCGGTCCTTCCCGTGCGCGCAGGCGAGACCTTCGCGCACACGAATCACTTCCTCGCTCCCGAACTCGCGGCGGGGGAGTACTCGCCGTACCCGACGACGAGCGGGCCGCGGTACGACTGCCTCGTCGACAACGCGGCATCCGCTCGGATCGCCGATGCGCGCGAGCGCGCCCGCGCGTTCGGAGCGGTGTCCGGTCCCGGGATCTCGGTGCGGGCGCGCGCCGACGAACCGGAGCACCTGCGGTGGGAGACGAAGCTGACCGTCGCGATCGACGTCGAGACAGCGGCGCTGGAGTTCGCCGCCGGGGCGCCCGCCGACATCGACGGGCTGTCGTGGCGCCGCGTCGCGGCGAGCTGA
- a CDS encoding EamA family transporter gives MEDKWRLILITAVAPIAWGATYVVTRHLLPPDAPLWGAAWRALPAGLLLWALARRRPRGAWWWKAPVLGLLNFSAFFVLIYLAAQLLPSSVAASIMALAPVALAGLAWPLLAQRPTARWAAGVVLGIAGVLLVVGLGAGAVSPAGVVASVVALVASSLGAILTTRWRDDTPLLATTAWQLTAGGIVLVIAAAIVEGPPPRVEGVAVAAYAGIAVVATALAFVCWFTGLRSLPAGTVGLIGLLNPVTGVVLGVLVGGEAITPAQVLGIALVLASLVIARPRVTRPTPRRTSSSRSPS, from the coding sequence ATGGAAGATAAATGGCGCCTCATCCTCATCACCGCCGTGGCGCCGATCGCGTGGGGAGCGACCTACGTCGTCACGCGGCATCTTTTGCCGCCCGACGCTCCCCTGTGGGGGGCCGCGTGGCGAGCCCTGCCCGCGGGACTGCTCCTCTGGGCCCTCGCGCGTCGGCGTCCCCGCGGTGCCTGGTGGTGGAAAGCGCCCGTGCTGGGACTGCTGAACTTCAGCGCGTTCTTCGTCCTCATCTACCTTGCCGCCCAGCTCCTTCCCTCCTCCGTCGCCGCGTCGATCATGGCGCTCGCGCCGGTGGCTCTCGCGGGACTCGCGTGGCCCCTCCTCGCGCAACGACCGACCGCACGATGGGCGGCGGGTGTCGTCCTCGGCATCGCCGGCGTGCTCCTCGTCGTGGGGCTCGGGGCAGGGGCCGTCTCTCCGGCCGGGGTCGTGGCATCCGTCGTGGCCCTCGTCGCCTCATCGCTGGGCGCGATCCTCACCACCCGGTGGCGGGACGACACGCCCCTCCTCGCCACCACCGCGTGGCAGCTCACCGCGGGTGGGATCGTGCTCGTCATCGCCGCCGCGATCGTCGAGGGACCGCCGCCCCGCGTCGAAGGGGTCGCCGTGGCCGCCTACGCGGGGATCGCGGTCGTCGCGACAGCGCTCGCGTTCGTCTGCTGGTTCACCGGACTCCGCTCGCTGCCGGCGGGGACGGTGGGCCTCATCGGCCTGCTCAACCCTGTGACGGGCGTGGTGCTCGGCGTCCTCGTCGGCGGCGAGGCCATCACGCCCGCACAGGTGCTCGGCATCGCGCTCGTGCTCGCGTCGCTGGTGATCGCCCGACCCCGCGTCACTCGACCCACCCCGCGACGAACATCATCGTCGCGCTCCCCGTCATGA
- a CDS encoding MarR family transcriptional regulator, which translates to MTKTDHVDALVAQWATERPDVDASPMQIVGRLSRIVDHIEAELLEVFRGFGLGEGEFDILATLRRRGEPYACAPGELARHTMVTTGAVTKRVDRLVASGLVARSPSDDDGRGRVVSLTDAGRRVIDEALVAHVANEERLLAALSPADRRTLESLLREWGSALGV; encoded by the coding sequence ATGACGAAGACAGACCACGTCGACGCCCTGGTCGCACAGTGGGCCACCGAGCGTCCGGATGTCGACGCCTCGCCGATGCAGATCGTCGGCCGCCTCAGTCGGATCGTCGACCACATCGAGGCCGAACTGCTCGAGGTCTTCCGCGGCTTCGGTCTCGGCGAGGGGGAGTTCGACATTCTGGCGACCCTCCGCCGCCGCGGCGAGCCGTACGCGTGCGCCCCGGGCGAACTCGCGCGTCACACGATGGTGACCACCGGGGCGGTGACCAAACGCGTCGACCGGCTCGTGGCATCCGGTCTCGTCGCGCGGAGCCCGAGCGACGACGACGGTCGTGGGCGCGTGGTCTCGCTGACCGATGCCGGACGACGGGTGATCGACGAGGCGCTCGTCGCCCACGTGGCCAACGAGGAGAGGTTGCTGGCGGCGCTGAGCCCCGCCGACCGTCGCACGCTCGAGTCCCTGCTGCGCGAGTGGGGTTCCGCGCTCGGCGTGTGA